In Crinalium epipsammum PCC 9333, the genomic window AATGTTAATCCTGATGAAGTTGTCGGTGTAGGTGCTGCTATTCAAGCAGCAATACTAGCAGGTGATATCAATGATGTGCTACTGCTGGATGTCACACCTTTATCATTAGGACTGGAAACAATTGGCGGTGTAATGAAAAAGCTCCTACCCCGCAACACCCAAATTCCAGCACGTCGCGCTGATGTTTTTTCTACAGCACAAAATAATCAGACTTTAGTAGAAATTCATGCCCTCCAAGGTGAGCGCGAAATGGCAGCAGATAATAAGTCATTAGGGCGATTTAAGCTCACTGGTATTCCACCTGCACCACGAGGTGTACCTCAAATACAGGTTTCTTTTGATATTGATGCTAATGGGATTTTACAAGTAACAGCCTTAGACAGAACCACAGGTAGGGAACAAAGTATTACAATCCAAGGATCTTCTACCTTAAGCGAGGCAGAAGTTAACCGGATGATTCGTGAATCTGAACAATTTGCCCAAACAGACCGCCAGCGCCGAGAAAAAATAGATAAACGTAACCGCGCTGAGGCGTTAGCTCTGCAAGGAGAGCGGCAACTTAAAGAAGTCGCACTAGAATTTGGAATGCAGTTTGCTAGTAGTCAGCGCCGTAAAATTGAAGCTTTAATTCAGGAATTGCGTGATAGTATAGCTCGCGACGATGATCGGCACATTGACCGAGCGCAGTCCGATTTACAGGACGCACTGTACGAGCTAAACCGAGAGGTACGCTTACTATCTAGTGAAGATGAGGATGACTTTTTTGGGTCTATCCGTCGTACTTTCACTGGAGAAAGCGATCCCGTAGTACGTGACTATGAGCAACCGTATTCTGGGCGTACACGTAATACATCAAATGATAGAGATGATTACCGTGCTGGCAGCGTTAGTTCTGGTCGCTCCCGTCCAGAAAATCGAGGCTATACCACCCGTAGTACGCGCACAACCAGAATGGAGGATGATTGGGATGAGGATGACGATGACTGGCTATAAGATGGGCTGAAGTAAGAAGAATGAAGGCTTAATTCATACTTTATAACTTCCTACTTCATACTGAACTATGCAAAACTTTCGGAACTACTACGAAATTCTAGGCGTTGCTAGAGATGCTTCTAGTGAAGAAATTAAGAAGGTATATAGGCGACTAGCACGTCAGTATCACCCAGATTTAAATCCAGGAAATAAAGAAGCAGAGGAAAAATTTAAGGATATTGGTGAGGCTTATGAAATTCTCTCTGATACCAATAAGCGATCGCAATACGATCAATTCAGTCGTTTTTGGAATCAGAGAGGATTTAATCGAGCTAAAGCAGCACGAAGCGAAAGCTTTAAATCTTGGAATAGCCGATCTAGTAACAATCGTAGTTTTTCTGAAGACGTTGATTTTGGTCAATTTAAAGACTTTAACAGCTTTGTTGACCAACTACTAGGGCGTAGGCGGGAAGTTAAGGTAGGAATAGCAGCGACAGAACGTTCTCGTCTATCAGTTAACTCCTCCGATCAGTTTCGTCCTGGTACAACAAAGACAATTTATACAGTCAGTCCTAGTGCTAATCCTAAAAATGTAGAAGCTCAACTAACCTTGCCTTTAGAAAAAGCTTATCTTGGAGGCAGAGAGCGAATTCGCTTAGAAGATGGGCGCTCTCTTGAAGTTGATATGCCACCAGGAATGATCAGTGGTCAGCGTGTAAGATTAAAAGGTCAAGGCATTGCTGGTGGAGACTTGTATTTAAAAATTACCTTAGCTCCCCACTCCTTCTTTAACCTAGAAGGATTTGACGTTGTTTGTCGCCTACCTGTAACACCAAGCGAAGCAGTTTTAGGCGGACAAATAGAAGTGCCGACACTTGATGGTCTTGTAAAAATGAGCGTTCCACCAGGCGTAGCATCTGGTCAAAAATTGCGTCTTGCTGGTAAAGGCTTTCCCACTGACAATGGTAGGCGGGGAGATCAGTTAGTGGAAATCGAAATTGTAATTCCCAAAAATATCAGCCAGCCGGAACGAGAATTATACGAAAAACTGCTCAAAATTCAAAGTTCTAATCCCCGTCTAGATTTACTCTTATAGGCAATTAAAAATTTCCATCTTGGTTTAGGGGGCGAATAGCGACCCCTTAAACCGAATATAAAGACGCTTCTGTTAACCTGCCGAGATAGTAAGCGATGTAAAGGGCTGTAAAAAACGATCAGAAGTTAAAAATTTCAAAACCGAAAAACCTCCTGGATGTAATCACAAGAGGTTTTTATTATGAATATAGACCTGGCACAGAGCGATTGTCCCGTGGGGCTACCCCCAAAGTATCGTAGCTGCTGAGGCGTTTCACGACCGAGTTCGAGAAGGGATCGGAGTGGTACCACCACGCAATAGCACCAGGAAAAGGTGTGGAGAATAGAACCCCCAAGACTGCATAGCAACAAATAATTGTGAGGTCAAGCCCTCGGTCTATTAGTGCGTCTTGGCTGCACTCATTACTGAGCTTCGACCTAACGTCTATCAACGAGTGTTCTGCTCGTGACCTTACCTACATATAGTAGTGAGAGCACTCATCTGGAGGTGGGCTTCCCACTTAGATGCTTTCAGCGGTTATCCGCTCCGCACATGGCTACCCTGCGTTTACCGTTGGCACGATAACAGGTACACCAGAGGTGCGTCCTTCCCGGTCCTCTCGTACTAAGGAAGGCTCCTCGCAATGCTCTTACGCCTGCACCGGATATGGACCGAACTGTCTCACGACGTTCTGAACCCAGCTCACGTACCGCTTTAATGGGCGAACAGCCCAACCCTTGGGACGTACTTCCGCCCCAGGTTGCGATGAGCCGACATCGAGGTGCCAAACCTCCTCGTCGATGTGAACTCTTGGAGGAGATCAGCCTGTTATCCCTAGAGTAACTTTTATCCGTTGAGCGACGGCCCTTCCACGCGGCACCGTCGGATCACTAAGGCCGACTTTCGTCCCTGCTGGAGTTGTCACTCTCGCAGTCAAGCTCCCTTATGCCTTTGCACTTCAACAGCTGATTTCCAACCAGCCTGAGGGAACCTTTGCGCGCCTCCGTTACCTTTTAGGAGGCGACCGCCCCAGTCAAACTGCCCACCTGAAACTGTTCCCATCCCCGGATTACGGGTACAGGTTAGAATTCTAGCTTCGCCAGAGTGGTATCTCACCGTTGGCTCAACTTTCCCCACAAGGAAAGTTTCCACGCCTCCCACCTATCCTGCGCAAGCGAAGCCCGAAACCAATTCCAGGCTACAGTAAAGCTTCATAGGGTCTTTCTGTCCAGGTGCAGGTAGTCCGTATCTTCACAGACAATCCTATTTCGCCGAGTCTCTCTCCGAGACAGCGCCCAAATCGTTACACCTTTCGTGCGGGTCGGAACTTACCCGACAAGGAATTTCGCTACCTTAGGACCGTTATAGTTACGGCCGCCGTTCACCGGGGCTTCAGTCGCCAGCTTTAGGGTTTCCCCCTGACCGACTTCCTTAACCTTCCGGCACTGGGCAGGTGTCAGCCCCCATACATCCGATTACTCGTTAGCGGAGACCTGTGTTTTTGGTAAACAGTCGCTTGGGCCTCTTCACTGCGACCCACGTCTGAGGTGGGCACCCCTTCTCCCGAAGTTACGGGGTCATTTTGCCGAGTTCCTTAGAGAGAGTTATCTCGCGCCCCTGAGTTTTCTCAACCTCCCCACCTGTGTCGGTTTCGGGTACAAGCATTAATTGCTTAACGTACATATGAGCTTTTCTTGGAAGTATGACGATGTACCACTTCCTCCCCGTGGGGAGTCGGATTCGCTTCTCGGCTCAGTCTGTTTTCTCCAAACTTCAACGCCTTGAGAACTTACACCGGAACTACCAATCTCCGGCTGGTCATCACCTGCTCCGTCCCTCTGCACAAACAATTAACGGTACGGGAATGTTCACCCGTTGTCCATCGACTACGCACTTCTGCCTCGCCTTAGGTCCTGACTAACCCAGAGTGGACGAGCCTGGCTCTGGAACCCTTGGGGTTTCGGGGTATTGGATTCTCACCAATATTTGCGCTACTCAAGCCGACATTCTCACTTCCGATTCGTCCACACCTGCTTGCCGCTAGTGCTTCACCCTCCTCGGAACGCTCCCCTACCGATTATTCCTAATCCCACAGCTTCGGTATGTCACTTAGCCCCGTTCATTTTCGGCGCAGGAGCGCTTGACCAGTGAGCTATTACGCACTCTTTCAAGGGTGGCTGCTTCTAGGCAAACCTCCTGGTTGTCAATGCACTCCCACCTCCTTAATCACTTAGTGACCATTTGGGGACCTTAGCTGGTGGTCTGGGCTGTTTCCCTCTTGACGATGAAGCTTATCCCCCACCGTCTCACTGGCTGAGTATACAATCTGGTATTCTGAGTTTGTCTCGATTTGGTACCGCTTGAGGCAGCCCGCACCGAAACAGTGCTTTACCCCCAGATATTAATCTCAGCCGCTGCGCCTAAACACATTTCGGGGAGAACCAGCTAGCTCCGGGTTCGATTGGCATTTCACCCCTAACCACACCTCATCCGCCGATTTTTCAACATCGGTCGGTTCGGACCTCCACTTGGTGTTACCCAAGCTTCATCCTGGACATGGTTAGATCACCCGGGTTCGGGTCTATAAACACTGATTAAACGCCCTATTCAGACTCGCTTTCGCTATGGCTGCGGTAAATCTTACCTTAACCTACCAGTGCCTATAAGTCGCCGGCTCATTCTTCAACAGGCACACGGTCAGACGTTTAATCGTCCTCCCATTGCTTGTAAGCTGATGGTTTCATGTTCTATTTCACTCCCCTTGCGGGGTTCTTTTCACCTTTCCCTCGCGGTACTTGTTCACTA contains:
- a CDS encoding DnaJ C-terminal domain-containing protein; protein product: MQNFRNYYEILGVARDASSEEIKKVYRRLARQYHPDLNPGNKEAEEKFKDIGEAYEILSDTNKRSQYDQFSRFWNQRGFNRAKAARSESFKSWNSRSSNNRSFSEDVDFGQFKDFNSFVDQLLGRRREVKVGIAATERSRLSVNSSDQFRPGTTKTIYTVSPSANPKNVEAQLTLPLEKAYLGGRERIRLEDGRSLEVDMPPGMISGQRVRLKGQGIAGGDLYLKITLAPHSFFNLEGFDVVCRLPVTPSEAVLGGQIEVPTLDGLVKMSVPPGVASGQKLRLAGKGFPTDNGRRGDQLVEIEIVIPKNISQPERELYEKLLKIQSSNPRLDLLL